In the genome of Pseudomonas sp. Teo4, the window GACAAGATGGAGGTGGTTGAAGAACCGCGTTTCAGCCGCGAGTACCTGGAGCCTGACAAACGCTCGATCGCTAATAGCGTGCAGGTGTTTTTCAAGGATGGCACCAGCACCGAGCAGGTGGTGGTGGAGTACCCAATCGGCCATCGGCGTCGGCGCGGGGAAGGTATCCCGTTGCTGGAAGCGAAGTTCAGGGAGAACCTGGCAACGCGCTTTGCCCGACAGCGGTGCGAGGCGATATTTGCCTTGTGCAAGGATCAGCAGCGGCTGGAGGGTACCGCCGTGCACAACTTTGTCGATCTGTTCGTGATTTGAGGTGTTTGCAACGGCCTTGTCGCAGGCCAGGCAGCAAAGAAAAAGCCCCGGTATTTCTACCGGGGCTTTTCTTTACATCTTACAACTCAGCTTACGCCTGGACCACTGGGATCTTGGCGTTGGCTGCCGCTTCGCGGAATTCGGCGATCTGGTCGAAGCTCAGGTAGCGGTAGACGTCGGCAGCCATGCTGTCGATGTCCTTGGCGTACTGCATGTACTCTTCGACGGTCGGCAGCTTGCCGATGATCGAAGCAACTGCGGCCAGCTCGGCCGAAGCCAGGTACACGTTGGTCGCGTCGCCCAGACGGTTCGGGAAGTTACGGGTCGAGGTGGAAACCACGGTCGAACCGGTCTGCACACGTGCCTGGTTACCCATGCACAGCGAGCAGCCTGGCATTTCCATGCGCGCGCCAGCTTTGCCGTAGATGCCGTAGTAGCCTTCTTCGGTCAGCTGGTGAGCGTCCATCTTGGTTGGCGGAGCCAGCCACAGACGGGTCGGGATACCGCCCTTGACCTTGTCCAGCAGCTTGCCGGCAGCGCGGAAGTGACCGATGTTGGTCATGCACGAACCGATGAACACTTCGTCGATCTTCTCGCCCTGTACCGAGGACAGCAGGCGGGCATCGTCCGGGTCGTTCGGCGCGCAGAGCACAGGCTCTTTGACGTCGGCCAGGTCGATTTCGATGATTTCGGCGTATTCGGCATCGGCGTCAGCCGACAGCAGTTCAGGCTTGGCCAGCCAGGCTTCCATCGCCTGGGCGCGGCGCTCCAGGGTACGGGCATCGCCGTAGCCTTCGCCGATCATCCAGCGCAGCAGGGTGATGTTCGACTGCAGGTACTCGGCGATAGCCTTCTCTGGCAGCTTGATGGTGCAACCAGCGGCAGAACGTTCGGCCGAGGCGTCGGACAGCTCGAAGGCTTGCTCGACGGTCAGGTCGTTCAGGCCTTCGATCTCGAGGATGCGGCCCGAGAAGGCGTTGATCTTGCCCTTCTTCTCGACGGTCAGCAGGCCCTTCTGGATGGCGTAGTAAGGGATGGCATGAACCAGGTCACGCAGGGTGATGCCGGGTTGCAGTTTGCCCTTGAAGCGCACCAGGATCGACTCTGGCATGTCCAGCGGCATGACGCCGGTGGCGGCAGCGAAGGCCACCAGGCCGGAACCGGCCGGGAACGAGATGCCGATCGGGAAGCGGGTGTGCGAGTCACCACCGGTACCAACGGTGTCCGGCATCAGCATGCGGTTCAGCCAGCTGTGGATGATGCCGTCGCCTGGACGCAGCGACACGCCGCCACGGGTGCGGATGAAGTCTGGCAGGGTGTGGTGGGTGTTGACGTCGATCGGCTTCGGATAGGCCGCGGTGTGGCAGAACGACTGCATGACCAGGTCGGCGGAGAAGCCCAGGCACGCCAGGTCTTTCAGCTCGTCGCGGGTCATCGGGCCAGTGGTGTCCTGGGAGCCGACGGTGGTCATCTTCGGTTCGCAGTAGGCGCCTGGGCGTACGCCTTGGCCTTCTGGCAGACCGCAAGCGCGGCCGACCATTTTCTGGGCCAGGGTGAAGCCCTTGCCGGAATCGGCAGGCTGCTCTGGCTTCTTGAACAGGTCGGAAGCACCCAGGCCCAGTTCGGCACGGGCTTTCTCGGTCAGGCCACGGCCGACGATCAGCGGGATACGGCCGCCAGCGCGGACTTCATCCAGCAGGACTTCGGTTTTCAGCTCGAAGTTGGTGACCAGCTCGTCGCTGCCGTGACGGCGCACTTCACCTTTGAACGGGTAAACGTCGATGACGTCGCCCATGGCCAGGTTGGTGCAGTCGAATTCGATCGGCAGGGCGCCGGCGTCTTCCATGGTGTTGTAGAAGATCGGGGCGATCTTGGTGCCGAAGCAGAAGCCACCGGCGCGCTTGTTCGGCACGTACGGGATGTCGTCGCCGAAGAACCACAGCACCGAGTTGGTGGCGGATTTACGCGAGGAACCGGTACCGACCACGTCACCGACGTAGGCAACCGGGAAGCCTTTGGCCTTGACGGCTTCGATCTGGGCCAGCGGGCCGACCGAACCAGGCTGCTGCGGCTCGATGCCGTCACGGGCCATTTTCAGCATGGCCAGGGCGTGCAGCGGGATGTCAGGGCGCGACCAGGCGTCCGGAGCAGGGGACAGGTCGTCGGTGTTGGTTTCGCCAGGCACCTTGAACACGGTCAGGGTGTACTTGTCGGCGATGGCCGGGCGGGTGGTGAACCACTCACCGGCAGCCCAGGAGTCCAGGACGGCTTTGGCGTGGACGTTGCCAGCCTTGGCCTTTTCGGCCACGTCGTGGAAGGCATCGAACATCAGCAGGGTGTGCTTGAGCTGTTCGGCCGCGACGGCGCCCAACTCGGCGTCATCCAGCAGCGTAACCAGCGTTTCGATGTTGTAGCCGCCCTGCATGGTGCCCAGCAGCTCGGTGGCGTGCTTGCGGTCGATCAGCGGGGACTTGGCTTCACCTTTGGCGACGGCGGAGAGGAAAGCGGCCTTGACGTAGGCAGCTTCGTCGACTCCTGGCGGAACGCGGTTGGTGATCAGGTCTACGAGGAAGGCTTCTTCGCCGGCCGGCGGGTTTTTCAGCAGCTCGACCAGGCCTGCAGTTTGTTCGGCGTTCAGCGGCTGGGGCACGATACCCAGGGCGGCACGCTCTTCGATGTGTTTGCGGTAGGCTTCAAGCACAGTTATTA includes:
- the acnB gene encoding bifunctional aconitate hydratase 2/2-methylisocitrate dehydratase, translating into MLEAYRKHIEERAALGIVPQPLNAEQTAGLVELLKNPPAGEEAFLVDLITNRVPPGVDEAAYVKAAFLSAVAKGEAKSPLIDRKHATELLGTMQGGYNIETLVTLLDDAELGAVAAEQLKHTLLMFDAFHDVAEKAKAGNVHAKAVLDSWAAGEWFTTRPAIADKYTLTVFKVPGETNTDDLSPAPDAWSRPDIPLHALAMLKMARDGIEPQQPGSVGPLAQIEAVKAKGFPVAYVGDVVGTGSSRKSATNSVLWFFGDDIPYVPNKRAGGFCFGTKIAPIFYNTMEDAGALPIEFDCTNLAMGDVIDVYPFKGEVRRHGSDELVTNFELKTEVLLDEVRAGGRIPLIVGRGLTEKARAELGLGASDLFKKPEQPADSGKGFTLAQKMVGRACGLPEGQGVRPGAYCEPKMTTVGSQDTTGPMTRDELKDLACLGFSADLVMQSFCHTAAYPKPIDVNTHHTLPDFIRTRGGVSLRPGDGIIHSWLNRMLMPDTVGTGGDSHTRFPIGISFPAGSGLVAFAAATGVMPLDMPESILVRFKGKLQPGITLRDLVHAIPYYAIQKGLLTVEKKGKINAFSGRILEIEGLNDLTVEQAFELSDASAERSAAGCTIKLPEKAIAEYLQSNITLLRWMIGEGYGDARTLERRAQAMEAWLAKPELLSADADAEYAEIIEIDLADVKEPVLCAPNDPDDARLLSSVQGEKIDEVFIGSCMTNIGHFRAAGKLLDKVKGGIPTRLWLAPPTKMDAHQLTEEGYYGIYGKAGARMEMPGCSLCMGNQARVQTGSTVVSTSTRNFPNRLGDATNVYLASAELAAVASIIGKLPTVEEYMQYAKDIDSMAADVYRYLSFDQIAEFREAAANAKIPVVQA